A genome region from Solanum pennellii chromosome 12, SPENNV200 includes the following:
- the LOC114075372 gene encoding uncharacterized protein LOC114075372 — translation MEGHIMEECRDLEDKIQQLIDTKAVCLEDFSTKKVQIYANYRQSRLLNGCSLAYKQRLSNSRLLTLSFGHPATVQTSMEILSDSTRYCDQPILQLGSCLLFFSFPFVLPFFSGEGSQTPAQPHLSPPSPSLLLPSSFPPPSRGCSSLSLPPLPVATLSLLLSFPSLSLSVASPLSLPFSFSGDPPVFYCHCLTNSYPSPAFLSSLLSSSPSRFTLVSLSLFFPSFSPCSPPLSPLPLPLVFFSCFAGTSPGAADRWQGLGGAAPSLRPASSCKEENLRPATSAASSSTRRVPARNGHRIPANNVEAFEFIKTDLDRSVQVLNLEFKMLKICLAEIVDEALFILLLYICLLVLYFFL, via the exons ATGGAAGGACATATAATGGAAGAATGTCGTGATCTGGAAGACAAGATTCAACAACTGATTGATACTAAGGCCGTATGCTTGGAGGACTTTTCCACAAAGAAAGTTCAAAT CTATGCAAATTACAGACAAAGCCGCCTTCTGAACGGCTGTTCCCTTGCTTACAAACAAAGATTGTCAAATTCTCGTCTACTCACATTATCATTTGGCCACCCAGCTACCGTTCAGACTAGCATGGAGATATTGTCAGACTCAACTCGCTACTGTGACCAACCTATTCTTCAGTTGGGCTC TTGTCTCCTATTTTTCTCCTTCCCCTTCGTTCTCCCTTTTTTTTCTGGAGAGGGCAGCCAGACGCCAGCGCAGCCTCATCTTTCCCCGCCATCTCCCTCTCTTCTTCTCCCCTCTTCCTTCCCCCCCCCTTCTCGTGGCTGTTCTTCTCTCTCCCTTCCTCCCCTTCCCGTCGCTACTCTCTCTCTTCTCCTCTCcttcccctctctctctctcagcGTCGCCTCCCCTCTctctcttcctttttctttttccggCGACCCTCCCGTCTTTTATTGCCATTGTCTGACCAACAGCTACCCTTCTCCCGCCTTTCTCTCCTCCCTTCTCTCCTCTTCTCCCTCTCGTTTTACTCTTGTCTCCCTTTCCCTCTTCTTCCCTTCTTTTTCCCCCTGTTCTCCTCCTCTGTCGCCCCTTCCTCTTCCCCTtgtctttttttcttgttttgcaGGAACATCACCAGGCGCAGCAGATCGCTGGCAAGGACTAGGCGGCGCCGCCCCCTCTCTGCGCCCGGCCAGCAGCTGCAAAGAGGAGAATCTCCGACCAGCAACATCAGCGGCTAGTAGCAGCACCAGGCGAGTTCCTGCCAGAAACGGACATCGAATTCCAGCAAATAATGTTGAAGCTTTTGAGTTTATTAAAACGGATCTTGACAGATCCGTCCAG GTTTTGAACTTAGAGTTCAAGATGTTGAAGATTTGCCTAGCAGAAATTGTGGACGAAGCCTTGttcattttattgttatatatatgtttattggttctttattttttcttgtaa